The following coding sequences are from one Acidobacteriota bacterium window:
- the hisG gene encoding ATP phosphoribosyltransferase: protein MTTETYRLKLALQKNGRITDESIALLRASGLDFEFTVRSLFSPCTNFPLDVLSLRDDDIPEYVQDGVSDLGIVGANVVEEKGAKVRVVERLGFGKCRLAICVPKNGSLNDLDSLKGKRIATSYPKTLGRFLSSRDIEANIIEISGSVEITPALNVADATCDILSTGSTARVNGLEPMLNIMESEAVLIANERVLASVSANNEIDRLLTRIRSSLRARGKKYVMMNAPLSSVEKLKQLVPGMKSPTVVPLANREMVAIQSVVGEEVLWEVIEQLKRAGASDIVVTSIEKIIP from the coding sequence ATGACAACTGAAACTTACAGATTGAAGCTGGCCCTTCAGAAGAACGGCCGCATCACCGACGAGTCGATTGCCCTGTTGAGGGCATCAGGTTTGGACTTCGAGTTCACCGTGCGTTCGCTGTTTTCTCCATGCACTAATTTCCCGCTCGACGTTCTTTCGCTCAGGGATGACGACATACCGGAATACGTTCAGGACGGCGTGAGCGACCTGGGTATCGTGGGCGCCAACGTGGTCGAAGAAAAAGGAGCGAAGGTGAGAGTCGTCGAAAGGCTGGGATTCGGCAAGTGCCGGCTCGCCATCTGCGTCCCAAAGAACGGCAGCCTTAACGACCTCGATTCCCTCAAAGGCAAACGAATAGCAACGTCCTATCCTAAGACGCTCGGACGCTTTCTTTCCTCCAGGGATATCGAGGCGAACATCATAGAAATCAGCGGCTCGGTAGAGATCACGCCGGCCCTGAATGTCGCCGATGCTACTTGTGACATCCTGTCCACCGGGAGCACGGCGCGGGTAAACGGGCTCGAGCCTATGCTCAATATCATGGAGTCGGAAGCCGTCCTGATCGCTAACGAGCGAGTGCTCGCGTCGGTGAGCGCGAACAATGAGATCGACCGGCTGTTGACCCGCATCCGAAGCAGCCTGCGCGCTCGCGGCAAGAAATACGTAATGATGAACGCCCCTCTCTCCTCCGTCGAGAAGTTGAAACAACTCGTCCCCGGAATGAAGAGCCCAACCGTCGTGCCGCTCGCCAACCGCGAGATGGTAGCCATACAAAGCGTCGTCGGAGAAGAAGTTCTCTGGGAAGTGATTGAACAACTGAAACGGGCCGGGGCCTCGGACATAGTTGTCACGTCCATAGAAAAGATTATCCCCTAG
- a CDS encoding YerC/YecD family TrpR-related protein — MAKQDIESLYKAILDLRNLGEADRFFRDLLTATETEGLAERWKAARLLAEGVPYTQIIEQTGLSSTTVARVARWVKAGAGGYQTALKRAVRR, encoded by the coding sequence GTGGCGAAACAAGACATCGAGTCCTTATACAAGGCGATACTGGACTTGAGAAATCTCGGCGAGGCGGACAGATTTTTCCGCGATCTTCTGACTGCCACTGAGACTGAAGGGCTCGCCGAGCGCTGGAAGGCGGCCCGATTGCTCGCCGAGGGAGTCCCGTACACCCAGATCATCGAGCAGACCGGCCTCAGCTCTACAACCGTCGCGCGGGTCGCTCGCTGGGTTAAGGCCGGCGCCGGTGGCTATCAGACGGCGCTTAAACGGGCGGTTCGCCGCTAG
- a CDS encoding RNA-binding protein — MRIFVGNLSYQTTEDQLNDLFSEAGAVESATIVTDRDTGRSRGFAFIEMDENAAAAAIEKFNGVELNGRIINVNQARPRPERNFGGGGGGGYGGGRGQRREPRW, encoded by the coding sequence ATGAGAATATTCGTTGGAAACCTGTCGTATCAAACGACAGAAGATCAGCTGAACGATCTGTTTTCAGAGGCGGGTGCGGTTGAGTCGGCTACTATTGTGACTGACCGAGACACCGGCCGTTCGCGCGGCTTTGCCTTCATCGAAATGGACGAGAACGCTGCGGCGGCGGCTATCGAAAAGTTCAACGGCGTTGAACTGAACGGCCGAATAATCAACGTGAATCAAGCCCGGCCTCGGCCCGAACGCAACTTCGGAGGCGGCGGAGGCGGCGGCTACGGCGGAGGGCGCGGTCAGCGCCGCGAACCGCGCTGGTAG
- a CDS encoding NHL repeat-containing protein, which yields MRRILLAVLILALPTAVAVGVYLFVNKSIPTDREAVGNATTIAGTGYPGVEDGPVTSASFNDPFGVAVDRRGNVIVADGGQSNRIRRIRVDGRVETIAGSTEGFADGDAMRAQFNTPSGIAIDKNGNLIIADTSNNRVRKLSSDGRSVSTIAGSGVAGFRDGPATEAEFDGPIGIATDRHGNIFVADTYNDCIRRISTDGQVTTIAGTGAPGYGDGQSASASFDTPSGIAIDERGDIFVADTGNHAVRKITELGEVTTVAGRTAADDGHGNEVRLNNPVGISVTHDGFLFISDEGSGRIIRIAPEGARKSYAGSSPGYADGVEGHARMNGPTGIAIDRKGILHVADSQNYLVRQISPTPAPLTADQETGLFLQPDENTAIKPDAVIPKLSAAALGLGETFPWPLNSQQSWHEVAGVAGEARGAPGGVALDHLHSGLDIRGSAGEGALSVYSEKVSSPIANWDFEGGGEGIRVGLFSYIHVRVGRRANGEIQAPEKFKPRTDSAGKLAGVRVRRGTRFRVGDLIGSLNGLNHMHLNLGPWNAQANPLELPFVGFKDTVAPTIERIEIVSPDALSASVIGKEGSAPSTGQRDRRLLISGDVAIVVTAYDLVDGNAANRKLGLYRIGYQLLNADGAPVKGFEQPLMNIEFNRLPPDDSSVTMVYAPGSGVSAYGTPTKFRYIVTNRVRDGEARNGLLRTSNLPSGDYVVKVIAEDYAGNRASGKVAELPVTVRN from the coding sequence ATGCGTAGAATTCTACTCGCAGTCCTTATTCTAGCTTTGCCTACCGCCGTGGCCGTCGGTGTTTATCTTTTCGTCAACAAGTCCATCCCGACAGATCGCGAGGCCGTTGGAAATGCCACCACGATTGCAGGCACGGGATATCCGGGCGTTGAAGACGGGCCGGTAACATCAGCGAGTTTCAACGACCCGTTCGGCGTCGCCGTGGACAGGCGCGGCAACGTGATCGTCGCCGACGGCGGACAGAGCAATCGAATTAGAAGAATCAGAGTTGACGGCAGAGTAGAGACGATCGCCGGCTCCACCGAAGGCTTCGCCGACGGTGACGCTATGCGCGCTCAGTTCAACACGCCTTCAGGTATCGCCATCGACAAGAACGGCAACCTGATCATTGCGGATACTTCGAACAACCGTGTTCGAAAGCTCTCCTCCGACGGCCGCTCCGTCAGCACGATCGCCGGGAGCGGCGTTGCGGGATTTAGAGACGGCCCGGCAACCGAAGCCGAGTTCGATGGTCCGATCGGCATCGCGACGGATAGGCACGGAAATATTTTCGTCGCCGATACCTACAACGATTGCATACGGCGGATTTCAACGGACGGCCAGGTCACCACGATTGCCGGAACGGGCGCGCCGGGCTATGGCGATGGTCAGTCGGCTTCGGCGTCGTTTGACACACCTTCGGGCATCGCCATCGATGAGCGCGGCGATATCTTTGTCGCCGACACCGGCAATCACGCCGTCCGCAAGATCACCGAGCTCGGCGAAGTGACTACAGTAGCTGGAAGGACCGCAGCCGATGACGGGCACGGAAACGAAGTCCGGTTGAATAACCCCGTCGGTATAAGCGTCACACACGATGGCTTCCTATTCATCTCGGATGAAGGCAGCGGCCGAATCATTCGCATAGCGCCAGAAGGCGCGAGGAAGAGTTATGCGGGGAGTTCGCCGGGCTACGCAGACGGCGTCGAAGGTCACGCGAGGATGAACGGTCCCACGGGGATCGCGATTGATCGGAAAGGCATTCTTCACGTGGCTGATTCGCAGAACTACCTGGTTCGACAGATTTCGCCAACGCCCGCCCCTTTGACGGCGGATCAGGAAACCGGGCTTTTCCTTCAGCCTGATGAGAACACCGCGATCAAACCGGACGCTGTGATTCCGAAACTTAGTGCGGCCGCACTCGGTCTGGGTGAGACATTTCCATGGCCTCTCAACTCGCAACAGAGCTGGCATGAAGTCGCGGGCGTAGCCGGCGAAGCTCGCGGAGCGCCGGGCGGAGTCGCGCTTGATCATCTTCACAGCGGTCTCGACATTCGCGGCAGCGCAGGCGAAGGAGCGCTTTCCGTCTATAGTGAAAAAGTCAGCTCACCCATAGCCAATTGGGACTTCGAGGGCGGGGGCGAAGGAATTCGAGTCGGCTTGTTCAGCTACATTCACGTTCGCGTCGGACGGAGGGCGAACGGCGAGATTCAAGCCCCGGAGAAGTTCAAACCTAGAACAGACAGCGCTGGAAAGCTTGCCGGTGTGCGAGTCCGTCGCGGAACACGCTTCAGAGTTGGGGATTTAATCGGTTCGTTGAATGGTTTGAATCACATGCACCTTAACCTGGGCCCGTGGAACGCTCAAGCGAACCCGCTCGAGCTTCCTTTCGTCGGATTCAAAGACACGGTCGCTCCCACCATCGAAAGGATTGAGATCGTGTCACCGGACGCACTGTCAGCAAGCGTTATCGGGAAGGAGGGGTCAGCGCCTTCAACCGGGCAGCGCGATCGCCGTCTCTTGATATCGGGCGACGTTGCGATCGTGGTCACGGCTTACGATCTGGTCGACGGCAACGCCGCTAATCGAAAGCTGGGACTCTACCGGATCGGCTATCAACTGCTGAATGCGGATGGCGCTCCAGTTAAGGGATTCGAACAGCCGCTTATGAACATCGAGTTCAATCGCCTGCCACCCGACGATTCTTCGGTCACTATGGTTTATGCTCCCGGGAGCGGAGTGAGCGCTTATGGAACGCCGACGAAGTTCAGATACATCGTCACGAATCGCGTTCGAGACGGCGAAGCCAGAAACGGATTGCTGCGGACCTCAAATCTCCCTTCCGGAGACTACGTAGTCAAGGTGATAGCCGAAGACTACGCGGGCAATCGTGCTTCGGGCAAGGTTGCTGAACTCCCGGTCACCGTGCGGAATTAG